A stretch of the Polaribacter pacificus genome encodes the following:
- a CDS encoding LytR/AlgR family response regulator transcription factor, with the protein MNTAEHRIPSIWILIIHASIPFPIAYLYLSFVNLKVKDEVFWTLGKEIFHLSVILLLIGVAIFLLRDVLYTNPDNWSLRYLWEEIRNTFLVGFLLILIVIPLQLERLINIHKLQVHKLPKQVHEQKNTEVVVIKSQDSSESVSLKLQEWLFAEVESNYTEIVSFSETGIDKRLLRIPLKDLEDQLKPFANSYKTHRSYLVNLNAIENISGNAQGYQLRLKNYPKSIPVSRSQIKGFNEAYAKSSSI; encoded by the coding sequence GTGAATACTGCCGAGCATAGAATTCCGAGTATTTGGATTTTAATTATTCATGCAAGTATTCCTTTTCCTATTGCCTATTTGTATTTAAGCTTTGTCAACTTAAAAGTTAAAGATGAAGTCTTTTGGACCTTAGGGAAAGAAATTTTTCATTTATCTGTTATTTTACTACTCATTGGTGTGGCAATTTTTTTACTTAGAGATGTGCTGTACACCAACCCAGACAATTGGTCGTTACGGTATTTATGGGAAGAGATTCGCAATACTTTTTTAGTAGGTTTTTTACTGATTTTGATTGTCATCCCACTGCAATTAGAACGCTTGATTAACATCCATAAATTGCAAGTGCACAAGCTACCTAAACAAGTACACGAGCAAAAAAACACAGAAGTTGTTGTGATTAAATCTCAAGACAGCTCAGAAAGTGTTTCACTTAAGCTACAAGAATGGCTCTTTGCCGAAGTAGAAAGTAATTATACAGAAATTGTCAGTTTTTCTGAAACCGGAATTGATAAGAGATTGCTGAGAATCCCACTTAAGGATCTTGAAGATCAATTAAAACCTTTTGCAAATAGTTACAAAACACACCGATCATATTTGGTAAATCTCAATGCCATCGAAAATATTTCAGGGAATGCTCAAGGGTATCAATTGCGTTTAAAAAATTACCCCAAAAGCATTCCTGTTTCGCGTTCTCAAATTAAAGGATTTAATGAAGCATACGCTAAAAGCAGTAGTATTTAG
- a CDS encoding helix-turn-helix domain-containing protein, whose product MSIRIGKSVYSLATAREERDLFILQIGLSACFLIGVSVFYYLKASVENTKKIPVFWKVHIVFLVLFIFIVGLIKPYATHVVFWNTYFVPFIYTVWGVYLLSSILVLKTVFYNFFSKNNRCTTSELWLIAVLIANSLIFAAYIVGYFYLYLVGTITFSIVFYALLIFLLFKKNREDIFRDIPEKYQAKKIEKTEASQLGIQLNSVMTQKLFHKNSEVKIQHIAKELDISSHKLSQFLNDNLGKSFALFINEYRIEEAKTLIKEKDHFTLEAIGFESGFSSKSTFYATFKKLVGLTPAAYKKQAKQT is encoded by the coding sequence TTGAGTATTCGAATCGGAAAATCGGTGTATTCACTTGCTACAGCTAGAGAAGAGCGTGATTTGTTTATTTTACAAATAGGTTTGTCTGCGTGTTTTTTGATTGGAGTCTCTGTTTTTTATTATTTAAAAGCATCGGTAGAAAACACAAAAAAAATCCCTGTCTTTTGGAAAGTTCATATTGTATTCTTAGTGCTATTTATATTTATAGTAGGACTTATAAAACCCTATGCAACTCATGTAGTTTTTTGGAATACCTACTTTGTTCCTTTTATTTATACAGTTTGGGGAGTGTATTTGCTAAGCTCAATACTTGTTTTAAAGACTGTTTTTTATAATTTCTTTAGTAAAAACAACCGTTGCACAACTTCTGAGCTCTGGTTAATTGCTGTTTTAATTGCAAATAGTTTAATTTTTGCAGCGTATATTGTTGGGTATTTTTACTTGTACTTGGTGGGTACGATTACTTTTTCTATCGTTTTTTATGCTCTGCTAATCTTTTTGTTGTTTAAGAAAAACAGAGAGGACATTTTTAGAGACATTCCAGAAAAATACCAGGCAAAAAAGATAGAAAAAACCGAGGCAAGTCAGTTAGGAATTCAGCTAAACTCGGTTATGACTCAAAAGCTCTTTCATAAAAACTCAGAGGTTAAAATTCAGCATATTGCCAAAGAACTCGATATCTCATCACACAAACTGTCTCAGTTTTTAAATGATAACCTAGGTAAAAGCTTTGCTTTATTCATTAATGAGTATCGCATTGAAGAAGCAAAGACTTTGATAAAAGAAAAAGACCATTTTACGCTTGAGGCGATTGGTTTTGAATCTGGATTCAGTTCAAAATCAACCTTTTATGCAACCTTCAAAAAGCTTGTAGGGCTTACGCCTGCAGCCTATAAAAAACAAGCTAAGCAAACATAA
- a CDS encoding nuclear transport factor 2 family protein, giving the protein MKKLILGCLLLMTIQLAKAQTDHLQVEKTLQNYIEGSSYNKLDLLKSAFAENATLYLTMGTGVFKRLSPADYAELFKNNPSGKFNGRYGKVLSVSLIKDIATAKVEIRIPARKMVYIDLFLLKRTDSGWKIISKTATRIDDAN; this is encoded by the coding sequence ATGAAAAAACTCATTTTAGGATGCCTATTATTGATGACAATTCAATTGGCAAAAGCTCAAACCGATCATTTACAAGTCGAGAAAACACTTCAAAACTATATTGAAGGAAGTTCTTACAATAAGTTAGATTTGTTAAAATCTGCATTTGCAGAAAATGCAACGTTGTATTTAACCATGGGTACAGGTGTCTTTAAAAGACTAAGCCCTGCTGATTATGCCGAACTTTTTAAAAACAATCCTTCAGGAAAATTTAATGGAAGATATGGCAAAGTCTTATCAGTAAGCTTGATTAAAGACATCGCCACCGCAAAAGTTGAGATTCGCATCCCAGCAAGAAAAATGGTTTATATAGATTTGTTTCTCTTAAAAAGAACGGATTCTGGTTGGAAAATAATTAGTAAAACAGCAACAAGAATCGATGATGCTAATTAA
- a CDS encoding DUF4251 domain-containing protein, with protein MKTSFAIICSILLFGCASNQSKLGNQAQQESLKTWLDQKNIKVVATAARPTSNLNINSSLLRNSSSGSHINLTDNPNHIKIKGDSIFVQLPYFGTITGTGSYGSDNSIAYEGPLLKYARKFNTKKKAEIIDFQFITKKNELYSAQLTLYSNLTTHLSLSSTNRSTITYTGLVKKN; from the coding sequence ATGAAAACAAGTTTCGCAATCATCTGTAGCATCCTTTTGTTTGGATGTGCAAGTAATCAAAGTAAACTAGGCAACCAAGCCCAACAAGAATCCTTAAAGACTTGGTTGGATCAGAAAAATATTAAAGTTGTTGCCACAGCAGCTAGACCAACGAGTAATCTAAATATCAATTCAAGTTTACTAAGAAATAGTAGTTCTGGCAGTCATATTAACTTAACAGACAACCCTAATCATATAAAAATTAAAGGGGATAGTATCTTTGTTCAGTTGCCATATTTTGGAACAATTACTGGGACTGGTAGCTATGGTTCAGACAATTCTATTGCATATGAAGGGCCTTTGTTAAAATATGCTCGAAAATTTAATACTAAAAAGAAAGCAGAGATCATCGATTTTCAATTTATTACAAAGAAAAATGAGCTATACAGTGCTCAACTAACTTTGTACAGTAATTTAACTACGCATCTTTCTCTAAGTAGTACAAACAGATCTACCATAACGTATACGGGTCTTGTTAAGAAGAACTAG
- a CDS encoding acyltransferase family protein, which translates to MSTNTRRYELDWLRVIAILAVYFHHIGMPFNGDGFHIMNTTSSKLLDNVMVYFEQFRLPLLFMISGAGTFFAFSKRSWLQFIKERSYRLLIPLVFGVLFIVPPQTYYENITRLGSYLDIYKNLDFEVNHLWFIENLWVWSVLLIPFILFLKSPKSNDFKGFFDRIILKKYGLFIGVIPLLSIFIILKQQYPEDSKSISNLSVSFYHLYFFSAGMLLAATKQVWESLKKYRRTNLVILLVCTALFYGYYFMPNQWIEPYLSLANRWSLWYAVCCLVGWSFVITLLGYSQVWFAKNSKLLLLCNEAIYPFYILHQTVIIVVGYYIIEWDLPISAKIFLLLIVTFPVILLLYRFVVYPFNFLRLVFGMKKKSTSSS; encoded by the coding sequence ATGAGCACAAATACGAGACGTTATGAATTGGATTGGTTGCGCGTAATTGCCATCCTTGCTGTGTATTTTCACCATATTGGAATGCCTTTTAATGGTGATGGATTTCATATTATGAATACAACATCTAGCAAGCTTTTAGATAATGTAATGGTCTATTTTGAACAGTTTAGATTGCCATTGCTTTTTATGATTTCTGGAGCGGGAACCTTTTTTGCTTTCTCAAAACGCAGCTGGCTTCAATTTATTAAAGAACGCAGTTATCGTTTGTTAATTCCACTTGTTTTTGGGGTTCTTTTTATCGTTCCTCCACAAACCTATTATGAAAACATCACAAGACTTGGTTCTTATTTAGACATCTATAAAAATTTAGATTTTGAGGTAAATCATTTGTGGTTTATAGAAAACTTATGGGTCTGGTCTGTTTTGTTGATTCCATTTATATTGTTTTTAAAATCACCAAAATCTAATGATTTTAAAGGTTTCTTTGATCGGATCATCCTTAAAAAATACGGACTTTTTATAGGCGTGATCCCTTTGCTTAGTATTTTTATCATCCTAAAACAACAGTATCCAGAAGATTCAAAATCAATTAGTAATTTATCTGTGAGTTTTTATCATCTGTACTTTTTTAGCGCTGGAATGCTGCTTGCCGCAACAAAACAAGTATGGGAATCTTTAAAAAAGTACCGAAGAACCAACTTGGTCATCCTACTTGTTTGTACGGCACTTTTTTACGGTTATTATTTTATGCCCAACCAATGGATTGAACCTTATCTAAGCTTAGCCAATCGTTGGAGCTTATGGTATGCAGTTTGCTGTTTGGTTGGCTGGTCTTTTGTGATTACACTATTGGGATATAGCCAAGTTTGGTTTGCTAAAAACAGTAAACTCTTATTATTGTGTAACGAGGCTATCTATCCCTTTTATATATTACATCAAACAGTAATTATAGTGGTTGGCTACTATATTATTGAGTGGGATCTACCCATTTCGGCAAAAATATTCCTGCTATTGATTGTTACTTTTCCTGTAATCCTTTTATTGTATCGTTTTGTAGTCTATCCTTTTAACTTTCTGCGCTTGGTGTTTGGAATGAAAAAGAAATCAACTAGTTCTTCTTAA
- a CDS encoding M13 family metallopeptidase: MKKLLYFSLLVLLIASCKTDANSEKNKFDFDGITASIKPGDNFFEHVNKQWLDNAVIADDQVGVGSYSFLNIPQKKLLENILTEVASGIHPEGSIEQKVGDFYRSGMDVATINQRGYQPIKPILQEIETIKNVSDLMNFVTKEISTGNTSIISMGVSPDNENSSINILHFGQAGLGLPDRDFYFKTDSVSVAIQKAYQEYLSSLFTLSESKNAANNAATVYAIEKKLAAAHKTRIERRNVKANYNKMTVASLNKSQTNIGWSRMLQELHLEATEVDIKQPAYYKTLNSLLVSIPISEWKTYLKASTLANYSDILSKDFEDANFEYAKVLYGQSSQQTRAQLMVQKVDRQLGFALGQLYVKRYFNEAAKKRVLDLVNNLQKAFENRINELDWMSDITKQQAKEKLYAITKKIGYPDVWRAYDVKINKDTYFENVLALNKNQYQYQANQLNKAPNKDRWGTTPSTVTAYYNPPLNEIVFPAGILQFPYFDVDADDAINYGGIGMVIGHELTHAFDDQGAQFDKDGNVKNWWTDEDFTKFKAKTQQMIDRYSSFTVLEGLHLQGALTVGENTADNGGISIAYDAFKLTEQGKGNTKIQGFTPDQRFFMSIARIWRVKTRDAYLRNYIKTNSHSPPVWRVNGPLMNFTPFYTAFDVQPGDKNYKATEERIKIW, translated from the coding sequence ATGAAAAAACTACTTTATTTCTCGTTACTAGTATTGCTGATTGCTTCGTGTAAAACAGATGCAAACTCAGAAAAAAATAAATTTGATTTTGATGGGATTACAGCTTCCATAAAACCAGGAGATAACTTCTTTGAACACGTTAACAAGCAATGGCTAGACAATGCTGTAATTGCAGATGATCAAGTAGGAGTTGGCTCGTATAGTTTTTTAAATATTCCACAAAAAAAGCTATTAGAAAATATCCTAACCGAAGTTGCCTCAGGGATTCATCCAGAGGGAAGTATTGAGCAAAAAGTTGGTGATTTTTACAGATCAGGTATGGATGTAGCTACCATTAACCAAAGAGGTTATCAGCCTATAAAACCAATTTTACAAGAGATTGAAACCATAAAGAATGTGTCTGATTTAATGAACTTTGTAACCAAAGAAATTAGTACTGGTAATACTTCAATCATCAGTATGGGTGTTTCTCCAGATAATGAAAATAGCAGCATTAATATTTTGCATTTTGGTCAGGCGGGTTTAGGTCTACCAGATCGTGATTTTTATTTTAAAACAGATTCAGTCTCTGTAGCCATTCAAAAAGCCTATCAAGAATACCTTAGCAGCTTATTTACATTGTCAGAAAGTAAAAACGCTGCCAATAATGCCGCAACAGTGTATGCTATTGAAAAGAAACTTGCAGCAGCACACAAAACTAGAATAGAGCGAAGAAATGTAAAAGCCAATTACAATAAAATGACGGTTGCATCTCTAAATAAAAGCCAAACCAATATCGGTTGGTCAAGAATGTTACAAGAGTTACACCTAGAAGCAACCGAAGTAGATATAAAACAACCAGCCTACTATAAGACTTTAAATTCATTGCTGGTTTCAATCCCGATTTCGGAGTGGAAAACCTATCTTAAGGCCAGTACCTTAGCCAACTATTCAGATATTTTGAGCAAGGATTTTGAAGATGCAAATTTTGAATACGCAAAAGTACTTTATGGACAATCAAGCCAACAAACAAGAGCCCAATTAATGGTGCAAAAAGTTGATAGACAATTGGGGTTTGCACTGGGCCAATTGTATGTAAAAAGGTATTTTAATGAGGCTGCAAAAAAGCGTGTATTAGATTTGGTTAACAATTTGCAAAAAGCATTTGAAAACAGAATCAATGAGTTGGATTGGATGAGTGATATAACCAAACAGCAAGCCAAAGAAAAGCTTTATGCAATCACTAAGAAAATTGGATACCCAGATGTATGGAGAGCGTACGATGTAAAAATTAACAAGGATACGTATTTTGAAAATGTGCTTGCTCTCAACAAGAATCAATATCAGTACCAAGCAAATCAATTAAACAAAGCACCCAATAAAGACCGTTGGGGAACCACACCATCAACAGTAACAGCTTATTACAATCCACCACTTAATGAAATTGTTTTTCCTGCCGGGATCTTACAGTTTCCTTATTTTGATGTGGATGCAGATGATGCTATTAACTATGGAGGAATCGGGATGGTTATTGGACATGAGCTAACACATGCCTTTGATGATCAAGGCGCTCAGTTTGATAAGGACGGAAATGTAAAAAATTGGTGGACTGATGAAGACTTTACCAAGTTTAAAGCAAAGACCCAGCAAATGATTGATCGATATAGTTCTTTTACCGTGCTAGAGGGTCTTCACTTACAAGGTGCCTTAACGGTTGGAGAAAACACGGCAGATAATGGAGGAATCTCTATTGCATATGATGCCTTTAAATTAACAGAACAAGGAAAAGGAAATACCAAGATTCAAGGGTTTACACCAGATCAACGTTTTTTTATGTCCATAGCGAGAATCTGGCGTGTAAAAACCAGAGATGCCTATTTGCGTAACTATATTAAAACCAATTCACATTCACCACCGGTATGGCGTGTAAATGGTCCATTGATGAATTTTACGCCTTTTTATACCGCTTTTGATGTGCAACCAGGGGATAAAAACTACAAAGCAACTGAAGAAAGAATTAAGATTTGGTAG
- a CDS encoding DUF5916 domain-containing protein, with protein sequence MMLIKQTLKNLVHYLLFFCFLSSVAQTSKINFVDTEIVVDGNFDEAVWSQIPEHTGFYNYLPTDIGLAKNQTVVKIFHNGTYLYLSAVYNDTTEKNQVSTLKRDVSIALSDAFVMVFDTQNQQQNGYLFAVNALGNQTDGLIGRNNEAYNLSFSWNAIWQSKVQVNGKKKHYEVAIPLKSLNFDKKNPVFGVQFYVRDIKNNSWTILKNVKRNYASLDLRFTEKFLVANLPNASTTKFSVTPSLTANYQNNVAKREEEFNLKPSLDIQYNLSSSLKLDATLNPDFSQIDVDQQVANLTRFAVNFPERRNFFLENADLFSNLGVAGVNPFYSRRIGAESPVSFGFKLSGNLTPNTRIGVLNAQTKNKKQVGIPSQNFGVFVAEHQLSKNFTATGFFINRQETSTDHNTNNDYNRVVGSNLAYKSNNNNWFGLLNLGKSFNDGLSNANGFYNAGLWFNKRGLRWNASIKKVEKNYLTDVGFVPRLYHFDAIANRTYREGYDEFASGIVYEKFYDKSKTLNSIRFLNYSNNSYFDDSGAITQSTHAVNSALFFKDLSSIYYVYTYNKVVLKYGFSPLSNGGVIEPESYGFGLLKIGYNSPSNQRFNYRLNLQKGSYYKGERMAFGAYLNYQLLPFANLELSYDVNKIDLKHLGKESFHLTRFTGEVFFNNRFNWTTYLQVNTQTDNFNINTRLQWEYKPLSYMYVVVSDNFNETLKRTNWGIAFKMNYRFDF encoded by the coding sequence ATGATGCTAATTAAACAAACTTTAAAGAATCTCGTTCATTACCTTTTGTTCTTTTGCTTTTTAAGTTCAGTAGCTCAAACATCAAAAATTAATTTTGTTGATACAGAGATTGTTGTTGATGGAAATTTTGATGAAGCTGTTTGGTCTCAAATACCTGAACATACCGGCTTTTACAATTATTTACCTACAGATATTGGTTTGGCTAAAAATCAAACAGTTGTAAAAATATTTCACAACGGAACCTATTTGTACCTAAGTGCTGTTTATAACGATACCACGGAGAAAAATCAAGTAAGTACATTAAAAAGAGATGTTTCTATTGCTTTGAGTGATGCTTTTGTAATGGTTTTTGATACGCAGAATCAACAACAAAATGGGTATTTATTTGCAGTAAATGCCTTAGGCAACCAAACCGATGGATTAATTGGTAGAAACAATGAAGCTTATAACTTAAGCTTTAGTTGGAATGCTATTTGGCAATCAAAAGTACAAGTAAATGGAAAAAAGAAGCACTATGAAGTTGCCATTCCTTTAAAGTCTTTAAATTTTGACAAGAAAAACCCTGTTTTTGGTGTACAATTTTATGTGAGAGATATAAAGAACAACTCCTGGACCATCTTAAAAAATGTCAAACGTAATTATGCCAGTTTAGATTTGCGTTTTACGGAGAAGTTTTTGGTGGCCAATTTACCCAATGCTTCAACAACAAAATTTTCTGTTACTCCTTCATTAACTGCAAATTATCAAAATAATGTTGCCAAAAGAGAAGAAGAATTTAACTTGAAACCCAGTTTAGATATTCAGTACAACCTTAGTTCCTCTTTAAAATTAGATGCAACGCTCAATCCTGATTTTTCACAGATTGATGTAGATCAACAAGTGGCCAACTTGACTCGGTTTGCAGTAAATTTTCCAGAAAGACGCAATTTTTTTCTTGAAAATGCTGATTTGTTTTCAAACCTAGGGGTAGCTGGTGTTAATCCATTTTACTCAAGGAGGATAGGAGCAGAAAGTCCTGTTTCCTTTGGGTTTAAACTATCCGGTAATCTAACACCGAATACTCGAATTGGTGTTTTAAATGCGCAAACAAAAAATAAAAAGCAGGTAGGCATACCCTCACAAAATTTTGGTGTCTTTGTTGCAGAACATCAGCTTAGTAAAAACTTTACAGCTACTGGGTTTTTTATAAACCGCCAAGAAACCAGCACCGATCACAACACAAATAATGATTATAATCGCGTAGTTGGAAGTAATCTAGCATACAAATCAAACAATAACAATTGGTTTGGTTTGCTAAATTTAGGTAAGAGTTTTAACGATGGTTTGTCAAATGCCAATGGGTTTTATAATGCTGGATTGTGGTTTAATAAAAGAGGTTTAAGATGGAACGCTTCTATAAAAAAAGTAGAGAAAAACTATTTAACTGATGTTGGCTTTGTTCCTCGTCTCTATCATTTTGATGCCATTGCTAATCGTACCTATAGAGAAGGTTATGATGAGTTTGCCTCTGGAATTGTCTATGAAAAATTTTATGATAAGTCAAAAACACTAAATTCTATTCGCTTTTTAAATTATAGCAATAACAGTTATTTTGATGATTCAGGGGCAATAACTCAATCGACACATGCAGTAAATTCTGCACTTTTCTTTAAAGATTTGTCTTCTATCTATTATGTCTATACCTACAATAAGGTAGTCTTAAAATACGGCTTTTCTCCGTTGAGTAATGGAGGGGTAATTGAGCCAGAGTCTTATGGATTTGGACTTCTTAAGATCGGCTATAACTCACCAAGCAATCAGCGATTTAATTATAGGTTAAACCTACAAAAAGGTAGTTACTATAAGGGAGAACGGATGGCTTTTGGAGCTTATTTAAATTACCAATTACTTCCATTTGCAAATTTAGAGCTATCCTATGATGTAAATAAAATAGACTTAAAGCATTTGGGAAAAGAAAGTTTTCATCTCACTCGATTCACTGGAGAAGTATTCTTTAACAATAGGTTTAACTGGACTACTTATTTACAGGTAAATACCCAAACAGATAATTTTAATATAAACACTAGACTACAATGGGAGTACAAGCCCTTAAGTTATATGTATGTCGTAGTCTCAGATAACTTTAATGAAACTTTGAAAAGAACAAATTGGGGAATTGCTTTTAAAATGAATTACCGATTTGATTTTTAA